The sequence AATATATAGCAATAAATCGCCACATGTTAACCATTAGTATCTTGGGGTTTTTAGTGGGATGTAACAACCATTACCTATAAAACACATCATTATTTTGGTGATTTTACAAATCTTTTCTCCAgctgtaaattaaaaaacaattctaaGACTTAGGGaatacagaaaaattaatgaaattgaatTCCAGATttataatatttctgttttatcctggaagagaacattaaaaatatgtaattgcTATAAAAGACCATCTTGTTAACATTACAAAAGATTGGCAGGAGTAAGAACTGTGTCACTGACACATGAATTTTGGAGTTATCTCTacaaatcattaggaaaatgttcaaaggtaaaaaaaaaataaaataaaagcgtAGAAATATTTAAACTATTTTGATGATGAATAGCTTAGTCTAAATGTTTTTGCACTCATAATACTCACTCTCCCCTCAAATGCCTTCAAAAAATACCTTACAGAGTACAGTAGCAAAAATCaaagacaatatatttttaagaacagAAAATTCTCTAGCGAAgataggcatgtgtgtgtgtttgtgtgcatgtgcgtgtgtgtacccgcgagctcagttgctcagtggtgtccgactctttttgtgaccctattgactgcagcccaccaggcccctctgtccatcctgtcaagaatactggttgccattttcttctcttagcAAAGAAATGGATGTTATAGTAAAGAGCAGACTTCTTTGGAGACATTAGTCAATTAACTTGCAATTCATTATGAAGACTTTTCTTTCCTCATCTGGGGAGAATCTAGTAGTCTATTTGAAGTTGCCACACCGTTTTCCATTCCTTTTCTACAAAATCTGCCCTTAATCCGTTTCTTCTTCACACTTGGGGCCTGAAGAGGCGCATCTTCTTCCATCCACCTCTGAAGCTGGACATTAAATAAATTCCATGTTACATATGCTTGGATAGAGCAACTGGATGACAGAACAGCAATTTTAGCTGCCAACACATTCACATCTTCAGCAGAGTCATCCGAATTCCCATTCGGCCCTACAGCCAGCTGAAAACCAGCAGTTATCAAAGAAACAATTAAAGTCACAAGTCGACCCAAAATAAACACAATGGCCCATAGAGAAAACTCCTTCTGGAACTTCTCGTCGCTAAAATAGAACAGGTCGCAAGAATGGGAAAGGAATTCCACAAAATAATGCATCATCAAAAGAAGAAGTCCCAGGTGATTCAAGTACAAGAGATAAGCTCCCGCAATGTGAAAGAGGTGAAGACCAACATATACAGCTTGCTGGGAGAGTTCTTGGGGTCTGCTTCTCTGGAATAATAGTTCGGGAAAAGCGTGAAACCAGTAAGCCAACTGGGAGATGTAGAAAAACTTCATCTGAAATGTCATCATGTTATGGGTATGAGCCTTCCATAAGACAGTCAGGTCTGACAGGCAGTTTTCAGAAACTAGAATGAATGTGCCCCAGATACAGGAAACAAGGAAGAATACGCTAAACTGACCAGATTCATAAAATTTGCCTTGTCTCTGTTTGGGGAACTGCATTCGCCTGTTAATTCTATCCAACACGTACTCCTGAATGGTGGCATGAATGATGATTGCCACCAGCGTGTAGAAGAACACCGTGGCCAAGTCTTTGGCACCATAATGATAAAGGAACTTGGGTGCTGTGGCTCgttctgcttctgcttctgcttctgcttctgctgcaggGAAGGTAACCCCGTGCTGGAGAGTAATAAAAACGATCGACACTTCTGCTGTCCCCTCGAACATGAGCCCCAACACGAAGAACATCCCCACACAGGCGACAAAGTCCGCATGATTCTGCAGGATGAATTCCAGGCTCAGGAGTGGGGGGTTCTTGGAGCCCTTCTTACGAAACGTCATGGTGGCGGTTCGACTACTCACCGACGAGCGGCAGCTGCCTCCCCGTGGCTGCTCCTCAAGGCGCCGCAGCACTGGCTGCGGCGGCTCCGGGGGCTTCACTCCCCATCCCGGAGCCGGTCCCAGGTCGTCACGGCCGCccagaaaaaaatcaatcacaGCAGCGGGCCGAGCAAGACTGAGCATGCGCACTAGGGCAGGCGGAGGCAGGGAAGGAAATCGAGCACCGCGCCCTTACCCGGCTCCAGGCCGGGGGTTGCAAGCCTTGATTTTTCTACGTTGATCCGCGGCTCTTGAAATCCGCGGCCGCCGCGGAGATGCTCCGAAATGATCTGTCCATAGCATATTCATTAGTGACCGTGACAAAGCAGGACAGAGTTCTTCTTGTTCTTCATCAGCAGTGATAATGTAAAAACCAGTATAATAGTTATGATAAAAGTCCTCTAGTAG comes from Bubalus kerabau isolate K-KA32 ecotype Philippines breed swamp buffalo chromosome 7, PCC_UOA_SB_1v2, whole genome shotgun sequence and encodes:
- the TRAM1L1 gene encoding translocating chain-associated membrane protein 1-like 1, yielding MLSLARPAAVIDFFLGGRDDLGPAPGWGVKPPEPPQPVLRRLEEQPRGGSCRSSVSSRTATMTFRKKGSKNPPLLSLEFILQNHADFVACVGMFFVLGLMFEGTAEVSIVFITLQHGVTFPAAEAEAEAEAERATAPKFLYHYGAKDLATVFFYTLVAIIIHATIQEYVLDRINRRMQFPKQRQGKFYESGQFSVFFLVSCIWGTFILVSENCLSDLTVLWKAHTHNMMTFQMKFFYISQLAYWFHAFPELLFQRSRPQELSQQAVYVGLHLFHIAGAYLLYLNHLGLLLLMMHYFVEFLSHSCDLFYFSDEKFQKEFSLWAIVFILGRLVTLIVSLITAGFQLAVGPNGNSDDSAEDVNVLAAKIAVLSSSCSIQAYVTWNLFNVQLQRWMEEDAPLQAPSVKKKRIKGRFCRKGMENGVATSNRLLDSPQMRKEKSS